One Anopheles marshallii chromosome 3, idAnoMarsDA_429_01, whole genome shotgun sequence genomic region harbors:
- the LOC128714107 gene encoding transmembrane reductase CYB561D2-like encodes MELQHTNDPQQKAALDRKRVTESEWFFMVEGIFNTLNHTMIGVVCIYTSWLCWKNGFDKLYTWHVFLTLIGYHLLMAEGIVLLYSGNGWTQKLTHSHKRTVHWLIEVVGCSCCVVGIALEIYFRDSTNRRHFSSTHSIVGLISLVFLVLTLANGLMALFATELRKRIRPIYAKLSHYLTGTVCYVMGMVAIVLAYEKRIYRQNTITEGITMMTVFTIAVTVLSMIGVVKAIYNQLRTLVK; translated from the exons ATGGAACtgcaacacacaaacgatcCCCAACAGAAAGCGGCATTAGATCGGAAGCGCGTTACAGAGAGTGAATGGTTTTTCATGGTGGAAGGCATTTTCAACACGCTCAACCACACCATGATCGGCGTGGTTTGCATCTACACTAGCTGGCTctgttggaaaaatggattCGACAAGCTCTACACCTGGCACGTGTTCCTCACTTTGATCGGG TATCATCTACTAATGGCCGAAGggattgttttgctgtacaGTGGTAACGGTTGGACGCAGAAATTAACGCACTCGCATAAACGCACCGTCCACTGGTTGATCGAAGTCGTCGGCTGTAGTTGCTGTGTGGTGGGCATTGCGTTGGAGATCTACTTCCGGGATTCCACCAACCGACGACACTTTTCATCCACGCACAGCATAGTGGGACTAATTTCGCTCGTATTTCTGGTGCTTACCCTTGCGAATGGGTTGATGGCGCTGTTTGCCACCGAGCTGCGAAAGCGCATCCGACCGATCTACGCAAAGTTAAGCCACTATCTTACCGGCACGGTGTGCTACGTGATGGGCATGGTGGCGATCGTGTTGGCGTATGAAAAACGAATCTATCGCCAGAATACGATCACCGAGGGAATAACGATGATGACCGTGTTCACGATAGCGGTTACCGTGCTCAGCATGATTGGGGTGGTGAAGGCGATCTACAATCAGCTGAGGACTCTCGTGAAGTAA